Proteins encoded in a region of the Vicia villosa cultivar HV-30 ecotype Madison, WI linkage group LG5, Vvil1.0, whole genome shotgun sequence genome:
- the LOC131607361 gene encoding lipid transfer protein EARLI 1-like codes for MKSNNTIASIIILCINLIFASTLVSSTPNPKTPPTHPKTPPPPSKLPPSQMTPPPHLMTPPPMVPPSVQPSTPPPTMTIAPPCPTTPPPMKNPSAPPSNPMTTPPIVSPSTPPPSPTATPPMISPSTPPPRYLTPPPKITPTTSPTCQIGRLSVCANVLNIVNVGIGQDTKPCCNLINGLIDLEASICLCAALKANILGIIIIDLNIPLQLILNRCGRQMPTNFKCSR; via the coding sequence ATGAAATCAAACAATACTATTGCGTCCATTATAATTCTCTGCATTAATCTTATTTTTGCTTCAACCCTTGTCTCTTCCACTCCAAATCCTAAGACACCACCAACTCATCCCAAAACACCACCTCCTCCATCAAAACTCCCACCAAGTCAAATGACACCACCACCCCATCTCATGACACCACCACCTATGGTACCTCCTTCCGTGCAACCTTCTACACCCCCACCAACTATGACGATCGCACCACCTTGTCCTACTACACCACCACCTATGAAAAATCCATCCGCACCCCCTTCAAATCCTATGACAACACCTCCCATAGTCTCTCCTTCCACACCACCGCCAAGTCCTACGGCAACACCCCCTATGATCTCTCCTTCCACACCACCACCAAGATATTTGACACCCCCGCCTAAGATAACTCCTACGACGTCACCTACTTGTCAAATAGGAAGATTGAGTGTTTGTGCCAATGTGTTGAATATTGTGAACGTAGGGATTGGACAAGATACTAAGCCTTGTTGCAACCTCATCAATGGTCTTATTGATCTCGAAGCCTCTATATGTCTATGCGCTGCACTTAAGGCTAATATCTTGGGAATCATCATTATTGATCTTAACATTCCCTTGCAATTAATCTTGAACCGATGTGGGCGTCAAATGCCTACAAATTTCAAATGCAGCCGTTAA
- the LOC131605451 gene encoding lipid transfer protein EARLI 1-like, whose translation MKSNNTIASIIILCINLIFASTLVSSTPNPKTPPTHPKTPPPPSKLPPSQMTPPPHLMTPPPMVPPSVQPSTPPPTMTIAPPCPTTPPPTTNPSAPPSNPMTTPPIVSPSTPPPSPTATPPMISPSTPPPRYLTPPPKITPTTSPTCQIGRLSVCANVLNVVNVGIGRDTKPCCNLINGLIDLEAFICLCAALKANILGIIIIDLNIPLQLILNRCGRQMPTNFKCSR comes from the coding sequence ATGAAATCAAACAATACTATTGCGTCCATTATAATTCTCTGCATTAATCTTATTTTTGCTTCAACCCTTGTCTCTTCCACTCCAAATCCTAAGACACCACCAACTCATCCCAAAACACCACCTCCTCCATCAAAACTCCCACCAAGTCAAATGACACCACCACCCCATCTCATGACACCACCACCTATGGTACCTCCTTCCGTGCAACCTTCTACACCCCCACCAACTATGACGATCGCACCACCTTGTCCTACTACACCACCACCTACAACAAATCCATCCGCACCCCCTTCAAATCCTATGACAACACCTCCCATAGTCTCTCCTTCCACACCACCGCCAAGTCCTACGGCAACACCCCCTATGATCTCTCCTTCCACACCACCACCAAGATATTTGACACCCCCGCCTAAGATAACTCCTACGACGTCACCTACTTGTCAAATAGGAAGATTGAGTGTTTGTGCCAATGTGTTGAATGTTGTGAACGTAGGGATTGGACGAGATACTAAGCCTTGTTGCAACCTCATCAATGGTCTTATTGATCTCGAAGCCTTTATATGTCTATGCGCTGCACTTAAGGCTAATATCTTGGGAATCATCATTATTGATCTTAACATTCCCTTGCAATTAATCTTGAACCGATGTGGGCGTCAAATGCCTACAAATTTCAAATGCAGCCGTTAA
- the LOC131605450 gene encoding classical arabinogalactan protein 9-like, with amino-acid sequence MKSNNTIASIIILCINLIFASTLVSSTPNPKTPPTHPKTPPPPSKLPPSQMTPPPHLMTPPPMVPPSVQPSTPPPTMTIAPPCPTTPPPTTNPSAPPSNPMTTPPIVSPSTPPPSPTV; translated from the exons ATGAAATCAAACAATACTATTGCGTCCATTATAATTCTCTGCATTAATCTTATTTTTGCTTCAACCCTTGTCTCTTCCACTCCAAATCCTAAGACACCACCAACTCATCCCAAAACACCACCTCCTCCATCAAAACTCCCACCAAGTCAAATGACACCACCACCCCATCTCATGACACCACCACCTATGGTACCTCCTTCCGTGCAACCTTCTACACCCCCACCAACTATGACGATCGCACCACCTTGTCCTACTACACCACCACCTACAACAAATCCATCCGCACCCCCTTCAAATCCTATGACAACACCTCCCATAGTCTCTCCTTCCACACCACCGCCAAGTCCTACG gtgtaa